A genomic stretch from Primulina huaijiensis isolate GDHJ02 chromosome 14, ASM1229523v2, whole genome shotgun sequence includes:
- the LOC140957003 gene encoding pyruvate kinase isozyme A, chloroplastic-like, whose product MTAVGDLGYKITPIMVKDTIFYFKKGVFGVPILRHEVWSSARKFRSGELRIGVQAVMQVGAESAEISRKNSKEALGIDVVSEEELRKKGFLGLRKTKLVCTIGPACCSLDDLEKLAMGGMVVARLNMCHNTREWHQDVIRKIKMLNEEMGYCVSLMIDTEGSQIHVVDHCAPSSVKAEDGSIWYFTNEKFEGSRPFTVQASYEGFSEGIDVGDEVVIDGGMASFEVVEKVGNDLRCKCTDPGLLLPRAKLSFRRDGKLVGKNYELPTLSTKDWSDIQFGISEGIDFIAISFVNSADAVTHLKNYISSQASKSIKVLAKIESLESLHKLEEIVKASDGIMIARGDLGVEIPLEEIPAIQEKITSLCRQLNKPVIVASQLLESMVEYPTPTRAEVADVSEAVSQYADALMLSGESAIGPYGLKALSVLRMSSSRMELCSREENKQNVLFQHYLGASFPDQIAEQICNCAAQMANNLGLHAIFVYTRHGQMASLISRNRPNSPIFAFTNDSNTRMMLNLQWGVTAILVDLSDDMEANIQRSIDLMKTKVLIKEDDTVLVVSDIIPTSATQTVFQSIQVKTIM is encoded by the exons GACTGCTGTAGGAGATTTGGGTTATAAGATTACCCCGATTATGGTTAAAGATACGATTTTTTACTTCAAAAAGGGGGTATTTGGTGTTCCAATTTTAAGACATGAGGTTTGGTCTAGTGCTAGGAAGTTTAGGAGCGGTGAGTTGAGAATTGGAGTTCAGGCCGTGATGCAGGTTGGAGCGGAGAGTGCTGAAATCTCTAGGAAGAATTCGAAAGAGGCTCTGGGGATTGATGTTGTTTCAGAAGAAGAATTGAGAAAGAAGGGGTTCTTGGGATTAAGGAAAACGAAGCTCGTGTGTACGATAGGGCCGGCTTGTTGCTCGTTGGACGATTTGGAGAAGTTGGCTATGGGGGGGATGGTTGTGGCTAGGCTTAATATGTGTCACAATACAAGGGAGTGGCACCAAGATGTAATTAGGAAGATCAAGATGTTGAATGAAGAAATGGGGTATTGTGTGTCCCTTATGATTGATACAGAAGGTAGCCAGATTCACGTGGTTGATCATTGTGCTCCCTCCTCTGTCAAAGCAGAG GATGGGTCTATTTGGTACTTTACGAATGAGAAATTTGAGGGCTCGCGTCCTTTTACGGTTCAAGCTAGCTATGAAGGTTTCTCTGAAG GTATTGATGTGGGAGATGAAGTTGTCATTGACGGAGGAATGGCGTCGTTCGAAGTGGTGGAAAAGGTTGGGAATGATCTGCGTTGCAAGTGCACTGATCCCGGTTTACTCTTGCCTCGAGCTAAACTGAGTTTCCGGAGAGATGGAAAGCTAGTAGGGAAGAATTATGAACTTCCAACTCTGTCAACCAAG GATTGGTCTGACATCCAGTTTGGAATTTCTGAAGGCATTGATTTCATTGCCATATCGTTTGTGAACTCTGCAGATGCTGTAACGCACCTGAAGAATTACATTTCCTCTCAAGCTTCTAa ATCAATAAAAGTTTTGGCAAAGATAGAAAGTTTAGAGTCCCTTCATAAACTGGAAGAAATTGTCAAGGCTTCTGACGGAATCATGATAGCAAGAGGAGACCTTGGAGTTGAAATCCCACTCGAAGAGATCCCCGCGATTCAAGAAAAAATAACTTCCCTGTGCAGACAGCTCAATAAGCCGGTCATTGTTGCTTCTCAGCTTCTAGAATCAATGGTCGAATATCCTACCCCAACTAGAGCCGAG gttgCTGATGTTTCTGAAGCTGTTAGCCAGTACGCAGACGCGCTGATGCTCTCTGGAGAGTCGGCAATCGGACCCTACGGGCTAAAGGCTCTTTCCGTCCTGCGTATGAGTAGTAGTAGAATGGAACTATGTAGCCGCGAAGAGAATAAGCAAAATGTCTTGTTTCAACACTATCTTGGCGCGTCTTTTCCTGATCAAATCGCTGAACAAATCTGCAATTGTGCCGCACAAATGG CCAACAATTTAGGCCTCCATGCAATATTCGTGTACACGAGACACGGGCAGATGGCATCTCTTATCTCGCGAAACCGTCCAAACTCTCCTATATTTGCATTTACAAACGACAGCAACACCAGGATGATGCTTAATTTGCAGTGGGGTGTAACTGCGATTCTCGTCGATCTTTCGGATGACATGGAAGCTAATATCCAAAGATCCATTGACCTTATGAAGACGAAAGTACTTATCAAGGAGGACGATACAGTATTAGTGGTCTCGGATATCATTCCGACTTCGGCTACACAAACTGTGTTTCAATCTATTCAAGTGAAAACTATCATGTAG